The Jiangella sp. DSM 45060 genome contains the following window.
TGGCCACGCTCTGGACCCGTCCCGCCGACAGGCCCTGCATGACCTTGCGCCACAGCACCGGGGAGACCTGGTAGCCGTAGAGGCGGTCGACGATGCGCCGCGTCTCCTGGGCGTCGACGAGGTCTTCGTCGATGTCGCGGGGGTTCTGCACGGCGGCCCGGATGGCGTCGCGGGTGATCTCGTGGAAGACCATGCGGCGGACCGGGACCTTCGGCTTCAACTCCTCGCGCAGATGCCACGCGATGGCCTCGCCCTCGCGGTCCTCATCGGTGGCGAGCAGGAGCTCGTCGGCCTCTTTGAGCATGGTCTTGAGCTTCTTGACCTGGTCCTTGGCCCGGCCCGCCGGCACGATGTACAGCGGCTCGAACCCGCCGTCGACGTCGACGCCGACCGGGTTGCCGTAGCGCTCGCGCTCGGCCTCGGGGACCTCGGTCTTCTTCGACGGCAGATCGCGGATGTGGCCGAACGACGACTCCACCATGTAGCCGTCGCCAAGGTAGCCGGCGATGGTCTTGGCCTTCGCCGGCGACTCCACGACGACGAGACGGCGGCGGGCCGTGCCGTTCGTGGATCGGGCCATGAATGCTCCTCACTCCCCGGGCACGGTGAACCGACCCCTTCGGCTCACGAACACTCCCCTGCGACAACGCACGGTATCCGACGTTGTTCCCGAGACGCGAAGAGGATAACCAGACGGCGATCCCCGCCGCCAATGATCAACACCGCCGTCTGCTGCGGCATCAGGCCGTCCGGGGCCGTGCGCCGAACACCGCGGAGCCCACCCGGACCAGCGTCGCACCCTCCGCGACGGCCGCCTCCAGATCGCCGCTCATCCCCATCGACAGCACCGGCAACGCGGCTCCGACGGCGTCGGCGGCGCGGTCGCGCAGCACCCGCAGGTCGCGGTAGGACGCCCGCACCAACGCGTCGTCCGGCGACTGCAGCCCGACCGTCATCAGGCCGCGGACCCGCAGGCGGTCGCGGGCGGCGACCTCCTTGACGACGGCGATCGCGTCGTCCGGCGCGACCCCGGACTTGCTCGCCTCGCCGGACGTGTTGACCTGCACCAGCACGGCGAGCGTGCGGTCCTGCGCCTCGAGCCGGCGCTGGAGCCGGTCGGCCAGCTCGACGCCGTCGACGGACTGCACGCAGCTGACGTAGCGCAGCACCTGGTTGACCTTGTTCGACTGCAGGTGGCCGATGAAGTGCCGCTCGCACGGCAACCCGGAGAGCTCGGCGTCCTTCGCCGCCAGCTCCTGGACCCGGTTCTCGCCGATCAGCCGGGCGCCGGCCGCGATGGCCACGGCGATACGATCGGCCGGCTGCGTCTTCGTGGCCAGCAGCACCTCGACCTCGCCGGGCGCCCGACCGGCCGCCGCGCAGGCGGCGTCGACCCGTTCCCGCACCGCCGCCAGATTGGCCCGGATGTCCGCGTCGGCCGCCATCGATCCCCTTCCAGGTCGCCTCTAGAGTCTCAGTCGTGACGGTACTGGTCGGCTGGATCCTCGCACTCGCGATGGTCGTCGTGGTGCCGCTCGGGCTGCGGTTGATCGACGACGACCGGCGGCGGCTCGGACCGGTCGGCCAGGTGTGGCCGTTCGCCGGGCTGCTCGGCGGGCTGTCCCTCCTGCTCGACCGCGGCGACGCCTTCACCGTCGCACTGGCCTGCTGTTACGCGTCCGTCACGGCATGGCTCGCGGTGCTGGCGCTGCTGCGGCTGCTGCGCCGGCGGTCGCCGGCGCCGGTCGAGGTCGCGGTTCTGACGGCCATGGTCGCACCGGCCGTCGCCGCGAGCTCGCTGATCGCGGAGCGCGGCGGCTGGGAGCTGCTCGGCTTCGGCATGACGACGCAGCTGCTGACGGTGGCGCACTTCCACTACGCCGGGTTCGCGGCGGCGCTCTTGGCCGGGCTGACCGCGAGCCGGGCGCCGTCACCGTCGTCATCGATGGCCGCGGTGACGGTGCCGGTCGGGATCGCCCTGGTGTTCCTCGGCTACTTCACCGGCGACGGCGTCGAGCTGGCCGGCGCCGTCGTGCTGACGGCCGGCATGTGGCTGCTCGGCTGGACCGTGTGGCGCGACGTGGCGCCGTCGGCCCGCGGCCGCGTGACCCGGGCACTGTT
Protein-coding sequences here:
- a CDS encoding YggS family pyridoxal phosphate-dependent enzyme, with translation MAADADIRANLAAVRERVDAACAAAGRAPGEVEVLLATKTQPADRIAVAIAAGARLIGENRVQELAAKDAELSGLPCERHFIGHLQSNKVNQVLRYVSCVQSVDGVELADRLQRRLEAQDRTLAVLVQVNTSGEASKSGVAPDDAIAVVKEVAARDRLRVRGLMTVGLQSPDDALVRASYRDLRVLRDRAADAVGAALPVLSMGMSGDLEAAVAEGATLVRVGSAVFGARPRTA
- a CDS encoding YndJ family protein, encoding MTVLVGWILALAMVVVVPLGLRLIDDDRRRLGPVGQVWPFAGLLGGLSLLLDRGDAFTVALACCYASVTAWLAVLALLRLLRRRSPAPVEVAVLTAMVAPAVAASSLIAERGGWELLGFGMTTQLLTVAHFHYAGFAAALLAGLTASRAPSPSSSMAAVTVPVGIALVFLGYFTGDGVELAGAVVLTAGMWLLGWTVWRDVAPSARGRVTRALFGVSAAVLAVTMLLALSWAAGHVWDTVPHLSLTWMAATHGLANALGFALCGLLAWRRVQRAPSPIRPEGAPP